attgatacgAAAATAAacgtgaaaaataattttaacgttccaGTTAATAGTGACGGACGATGTTGGTGTGGTAGATGACAATGCCGCTGGGGGCACGGATGATTTTTATGAATTAGAAGAGCGGTGCTGATAGGCGATGGTCGCTTTGTATATGTGTCGGCGTCGACGTAATTATCGAGTAGCCTTTTTGCTACTTAACATCTGCATCAGCGACCCTTTTGTCACTCGATATCAGCATCATTGTGATATACATACAGAGTGACACTTCTCAGCATCTGCATCAATGGCCCTTTCATCGCTCGATAATTACATCAGTGTCGATGCAGATGTAAATTGGTCCTCACCTCTCGTTATCGCTCTCATCATCCACAAACAACATCCTACGATCAACAACGACGCTACCATCTGTCACCACCAACGTCATTTACTATTAATTAGAATATTAACATTATCTTATTTGCTCTTTATTTTCATGTATTTATTGATAAAACTAACGACATTAGGGTAAATGaatctagatgtttcactttcataagtatagaaatgctaatataactttttaaagtataaggatTGAGATGCTAAAGATAACTAGCTACaagaggtaatatgtaattagcctcgACCACGATGAGAAGCAATTATAACAGTTCATCTTTAGTTTGGTATCAAACAATATTTTTGATGTGAAAAATCTAAAtgtaaaatatttaagatatgaTTTTGTAAGTGCATATCCAACCCCTCCCCCCGGAAACCCAAGTTTCCACTTTTTCCAAGAGAACACtcctttttttactttattatcttaaaatattttttattttctaaaaaataagatTATTCTTGGCCTTCGTCCCGTTAGTCCACGTTGCCTCAACACACTGTCGTTGCAGTTGCCAATAGAAATCCTGGCTTTGTACCCAATGCAGCAGCAAAAAAGCTCTTcctgttcttttctttcttttaatttgATCATGTCCCTGGAAAACTAAGATCAGGAGATACAGTGTTATATTGCGTGATGACAGCAATATTAGGAGACCTCAGTGAACTCATATGAGATTGAAGCTGTAGATATATCTTCCTGCAATCCAAATACAGCAATGACGGTGTTCGCAAAACCTCAGCAGTTGTACCGAACACAAACGAGATACAAGCTTTTGGGTGATCAGAAGTGATGGCCAATTTCCCTAATGCTACATCTGGCCGCATACATCTACTTAGAAGGCATTACTTCCACCCTCACCATCCGCCATTGATGACCGGAGCTTGTTGCCTGAGTTGATCGCGGAGCAGTTACTTCGGATCTCGCCTTGTTTGCCAGTCAGCACGCTCAGCTGGCCCATCTTAGTGATTGAGAAGACGAACTTCTCGAAGAACAAGGACTGCTTGGCAGCGAATCTCTTGACGGTGGGCTGCGTCCTGGAGTCGGTGTACAGGTCTTGGTCGGACGTGAACAGCCCCTGCCTGTTCAACAGATCTACGTAGTACTTGTTGTCGAAGGTGTCTGGCGATCGGACGTCGAGCACGGTGGTGTTGGTGGTGTTGGCGACGGGGCAGGTGAGGTATAGGTTGTCGGCGAAGGTCTGGTCCAGGGTCGAGTCCTGGGAGGGGAAGAGCCGGTTCTCGAAGGAGGTGCAGTGGCCGATGCCGATGGTGTGGCCGCCGGAGAGGGAGACGAGGTCGTCCGCGTCGAGGTCCAGCTTGCCGAAGGCGTCGAGGAGGTCGGTGACGTTGAATGTGGGGCCAGGAAGGGAGCTGAGGACGTCGTCCCGGGTCGCGAAGCTCAGCCCGTCGCGCCGGCCGACAGGAACCTTGTATTTTGGGCCACCGGACTGAAACTTGCATGAACTCGGTTCAATCTTCATGCATTCTAGCCATGGAGTAGTTCTTGTGAGAtgatggaggaggaaggagaacgaTACCAAGTGAACGGAGTAGCGGGCGGCGAGAGCGGCGATGTCGGCGCACGAGACGACTTGCCCGCAGGCCTTGGTGATGAGAGCCTGGAGGTCATTGATGGCTTCAAAGGCCGCCGGCCGGAGAGTCAAGTTGGGCGGCGCGTCCTTCTCGCTCGGTCCACCAGCCGACCCGTCGAGCAGTATCGATCCATCGCAGCCCTGCAACGAACGACATCCATCGTCCGAACTCGCTCCAAGAAGCTGCTTGTGAGGTATGAGTATATGAAGTTGGGTACCTGAACGAAGCAGTCATGGAAGTGGAGTCGGAGAAGGCCGGCAGCGAGGCCGACGTCGTTCTTGAAGGCTTGCTTTAGGTGCTTCCTGACGATGGACTTGAGGCTGGGGCAACTCGACTTGTAGAAGTCGAAGGAGAGGCCATTCACCAGAGGAGGGTAATCATAGGCTtccgaggaagaagagaggaaggcaaTGCAAGAGACCAGCAAGAGAAGTAGAGAAGCAGCCATCGGCAAGAGAGAGATTGTTATGGACACAGGCTTTAGCTACCCTTACTTATATATACTGACTGGTAAAGATCTTAAGACATCAAGAGATGATGAACTTGGTTTCATCAATCAAGACCATGGTTTGATTCTCTTCATGCATGCATACAAACAGATTAGGTATATGATCTCCATGTTGTGTTATTTGTTTGATTATAAATCCATTTGGAGTTGAGACAATGTCTTGGGGTTAAACAAGAGAAATCCACTGAAGACATCAGCTTATTGGGCAAATGATGACAGTCCAAATCAAAGGTAAGCACCTTGTTAAAGTTCTTCCCCATGCTGTCTCCATCTTTCATAAAGCTTAAAGAAGGTTCTCACTTTGCTTTCGTAAGGTAGATGCTCATAGATGAGTTCAGTGGCTTTTGTAAGATAGGCATCTTGTTTATCTTGCTCATTGTGAGTTAGAAATGAGCTAACAGGGGATTAATTGTTGTTCTAAGGAATTGTTCACACTCGACAAGGTGAGGACGATTAAGAATAAGAATGAAACGAAAAAAGACATCTGTGTTTGATATGGTACTATCTATTTATACACATAAGGAGAAAAGGATTTTTCCGTTATGTGTCCACTCAATATAAAGTATTTGGATTCCTAATGTATCCACCTAAGACAAGAAAACAACCAAAAGTGTAACTTAACCATTTGAATGTAGATTGCATTAGTCGAAATATCAAAACAAACATTATGGTATGAGATAAATAAGTCCTTACCTCAAAGGGACATATGAAATCTAGTCAATAATTATCAGATATATCATGTCAGTTGATaaaggtaataatggcgacatgacgtgccacgacgtcagccacgcctAGATGACGCTCTGCCCCAaaagagggcaataatgctgacGCGATGTGCGCTGACGTCACCCACTCTCAAACAACGATCCCATCGTCGTCTGACCCGACATGCTTGGCCGAGACGGAAGAACACAACGACCGAggttcgcccataccctgcggcagttcggttctccacacAACATCAATggtaatgtcagacgccatcagaggtacgatcctgtctCCCGTAGGCAGGCACGTCAGGTAACACTAAattgccctataaatacccccgagttctaaacgagcagggggaggacacttcttcataaaaaactccttccacatcatctaacttgatcgtcggaggggttgggccgagcttccgacccgacctgtgtgcaggtacaaggGCGAGGTTGCATCTTCCCAGCGCCGCGGAAAAGCTTCACTCCCCACGCAACGTCCCGCCCGGACCATCGTAACCGGCCACCCCAGCGAGCTCGAGGAACGCCGCGCAAGATCCtcgcgcattcggacccgaaccaagccgcgtaggCCCCAAGGCCacgacataaagttgtttacactaacatcgcCATTAGTCAATAGTTACCGGACATATCCTGTATCAAATACAGATCTTATATGGATATCTATCTGTGGCTTCACTATCTGATACCACCGAGGATCATCATATTATACGGCATACATTTACTATCGAACGAGACACTCCTCGAGCACAtctatatctatatctatatgtatatgtcTTACTGTATCTATCTATCTCTCGCCCACATGCCGAGCAACACTTACAACAGCTTGCTCTCCCCGCCGTCGCCATCCACCACAGACCACAAGAAGTCGTCCACTGCGTTGATGGCAGAGCAGTTCTTCCGGATCTCACCTTGGTCGCCTGTCAACACACTCAGCTGGCCCATCTTCGTCATGGAGTACACGAACTTCTCAAAGAACAGTGACTGGTCGACAGCAAACACTGTGACGGTGGGCTGCGTCCTGGCGTCGGTGTACAGGCCCTGGTCGGAGGTGAACAGTCCCTGCCTGTTCAACAGATCCACGTAGTACTCGTCGTCGAAGGCGTCGGGCGATCGGACGTCGAGCACGGTGGTGTTGGACGTGTTGGCGACGGGGCAGGTCAGGTACAGGTTCTCGGCGAAGGTTTGGTCCAGGGTCGGGTCCTGGGCGGGGAAGAGGCGGTTCTCGAAGGAGGCGCAGTGGGCGATGCCTATGGTGTGGGCACCGGACAGGGAGACGAGGTCGTAGGCGTCGAGGTCGAGCTTGCCGAATAAGTCGATGAGGTCGGTGACGTTGGATGTGGGGGGAGGGATGAAGCTGAGGACTTCTTCCATCGTCGCGTAGCTCAGCCCATCTCGCCGGCCGAGAGGAACCTCGTAGTCCGGTCCACCCGACTGCAACCACGGCAACCACACGTGGATTCGAGGTTGTGATCTTTGTGTGAAGGCATCGGAGAGATGAGTTATACATACAGGAAGCATACCAAATAGACAGAGTCGCGAGCGGCGAGGGCGGCGACATCAGCACAGGACACGACGTGACCGCAAGCGGCGGTGATTAGAACTTGGAGCTCGTTGATAGCCTTGAAGGCAGCCAGCCGGAGGGTGAGGTTGGGCGGCGCGTCCTTCTCGCTCGGCCCGCCTGCTGATCCGTCCAGCAAAATCGACCCGTCGCAGCCCTGCACAGGAAGCACGTCCCGCCATCAGAGCTCGATCCAACACTCTGTTGGCTGAGGATGGATGCTCGTTCACGGTACCTGAACGAAGCAGTCATGGAAGTGAACTCGGAGCAGGCCGGCGGCGAGGCCGGTGTCGTTCCCGACGGCATGCTCGAGGTAGAACCTCACCAGGTGCTCCACGAAGGGGCAGGTGGCGTCGTAGAAGCTGAAGGAGAGGCCATCCGCTAGTGGTGGGTAGTCATAGGCTTCTGAAGAGGAACAGAGGAAGGCAATGCAAGAGAGTAGAAGCAGCAGTAGTGCAGTCGGTGAAGAAGCAGACGCAGCAGCCATCGAAGTAGCACAAGCTGCCTTCGTGAGTTCGATCTACCTTCATTTATAGGCATTTCAGGGTATACATTGGTAGAGTGATAAGGACCAGCCAAGGATAGCATATCCATTAAGGGTTGATCCTTAGAAAAGTCAACAATCTAGCTGATCTATTTTGACTTGGAAGTTTGGGAAGGGATGTGTCTAACCTTAACTCTTTGATTGAGTTGTTGTTCTAATCTAGATTTTTCTATATAAACCAAAGTGGACCCCATGCAAGTCTTCTACAATGAGGAGTAGTTCACTTACAAGCATTTGATTGTGTCTAAATGAGCCACTTTGCAATGTTATTTTATacaacaatgatgatgatgatgataataataaaaacttTTTATATATTGGAAGTGGAAGGAAGGAATATTGATGTATTGGCAATCATATGTAtaggcattaaaaaaaaaaaacacttgtaattgcttcttaaaacatttgTTTTTATAATTTAAGTTGCCAATTAAAATTAGAATTAAATgcacttttccttctttttttttttatgggttGCCTCCTCCTATATTCTTCAGTTTAATTACAATTATAAATACAAACAATAAAGTCACCAATCAAACATCTTATAATAATGCATGCTTCCTTCCTTCTTGGCAATCAAACACATGAAATTAATGCCCTTCAAGCTAAGCATATATTTTTGCCTCATTGAGAGGACATGGgaggaaaaaagaagaggaaCTCACTTGGGAGCACACAAGCAAACATGAAGCTCACCTTCTTTTGACCACTTGACCAACATTAGCAACAAAGGAAATGATTAGCCAAAAACAGCAGCTTTGTGGGCAAAATAGACCATTAATTAGGATTCAATGCATGGCTCCAACTTCAATAAAGCTTGAAGAAGATTTTGGCTTTGCTTATTGAAGTTAGGGCTCCATGGTGGGTTCAATGATGTTGTTGGTTTGGTAAGTACATGTCCCATAAATATGCATAATAttttgaaaggaaaaaaaaaaacatgcttaattctattaaaatattttatattatacaaTAAATAGATATTGGTACAAGACATCTTTTATAATGAGTGT
This Musa acuminata AAA Group cultivar baxijiao chromosome BXJ1-2, Cavendish_Baxijiao_AAA, whole genome shotgun sequence DNA region includes the following protein-coding sequences:
- the LOC103976543 gene encoding cationic peroxidase SPC4-like — encoded protein: MAASLLLLLVSCIAFLSSSSEAYDYPPLVNGLSFDFYKSSCPSLKSIVRKHLKQAFKNDVGLAAGLLRLHFHDCFVQGCDGSILLDGSAGGPSEKDAPPNLTLRPAAFEAINDLQALITKACGQVVSCADIAALAARYSVHLSGGPKYKVPVGRRDGLSFATRDDVLSSLPGPTFNVTDLLDAFGKLDLDADDLVSLSGGHTIGIGHCTSFENRLFPSQDSTLDQTFADNLYLTCPVANTTNTTVLDVRSPDTFDNKYYVDLLNRQGLFTSDQDLYTDSRTQPTVKRFAAKQSLFFEKFVFSITKMGQLSVLTGKQGEIRSNCSAINSGNKLRSSMADGEGGSNAF
- the LOC103976600 gene encoding cationic peroxidase SPC4; the protein is MAAASASSPTALLLLLLSCIAFLCSSSEAYDYPPLADGLSFSFYDATCPFVEHLVRFYLEHAVGNDTGLAAGLLRVHFHDCFVQGCDGSILLDGSAGGPSEKDAPPNLTLRLAAFKAINELQVLITAACGHVVSCADVAALAARDSVYLSGGPDYEVPLGRRDGLSYATMEEVLSFIPPPTSNVTDLIDLFGKLDLDAYDLVSLSGAHTIGIAHCASFENRLFPAQDPTLDQTFAENLYLTCPVANTSNTTVLDVRSPDAFDDEYYVDLLNRQGLFTSDQGLYTDARTQPTVTVFAVDQSLFFEKFVYSMTKMGQLSVLTGDQGEIRKNCSAINAVDDFLWSVVDGDGGESKLL